A section of the Rhipicephalus sanguineus isolate Rsan-2018 chromosome 11, BIME_Rsan_1.4, whole genome shotgun sequence genome encodes:
- the LOC119375312 gene encoding uncharacterized protein LOC119375312: MASLERLRKNRGVVRASVTRTITLLTDELQATAPDAAQVDSHVTYLTQKNVELGNLNMQILDATDDDAYDEELEAAEDYDRKVSYAVSRARFFLREHANTATATRTSRPEATLPNADVAGAGRSAHTEVTDAAPRVTEGTPGPATVPRHRTVVLPRLQIPTFSGALRDWQTFWDHFSATIHRNEDLLPIEKFKYLSYLNGAAKRTIEGIRLTEDNYAIAIRTLTERFGRRDLLINEHIDHLLALPPVKSSADVDKLRLLYDKVQFRVSALTGLGVSPDQYNVVLSRVLMRCLPDDLAILYRQKSKEAAQDTSGIATPEERALQDAEMLSFLRIQIEVREEGRPGRTPSAFSRLLPEECRISVSTDGTFAYSVRTCYRICRGVPLMQQFSAHHRGLQRSTLS, translated from the coding sequence ATGGCATCGTTGGAACGGCTCCGCAAGAACCGTGGCGTCGTCAGGGCCAGCGTCACACGAACAATTACGCTCCTGACCGACGAACTTCAGGCCACGGCCCCCGATGCCGCTCAAGTTGATTCGCACGTTACATACCTGACTCAGAAGAACGTCGAGCTCGGAAACCTCAACATGCAAATCCTCGACGCCACGGACGATGACGCTTATGACGAAGAGCTCGAGGCCGCGGAAGACTACGACCGGAAGGTGTCCTATGCCGTGTCTCGAGCGCGCTTCTTcctgcgcgaacacgccaacacAGCGACGGCAACGAGGACTTCAAGGCCCGAGGCTACGTTACCGAACGCCGACGTCGCTGGGGCCGGCAGGTCAGCGCATACCGAGGTCACTGACGCTGCACCTCGTGTAACAGAGGGGACACCCGGCCCAGCAACCGTGCCGCGTCATCGCACAGTGGTCCTGCCGAGACTTCAGATACCTACATTTTCCGGCGCACTTCGCGACTGGCAGACCTTCTGGGACCACTTCAGTGCCACGATCCACCGTAATGAAGACCTTCTGCCGATTGAGAAATTTAAGTACCTCTCGTATTTGAATGGCGCCGCGAAGAGAACCATCGAAGGCATTAGACTCACGGAGGACAATTATGCGATCGCCATCAGGACCTTGACGGAGCGATTTGGTCGACGCGACTTGctcatcaacgagcacatcgaccaccTGCTCGCCTTACCACCAGTCAAGTCTTCGGCAGATGTCGACAAACTTCGCCTACTCTACGACAAGGTACAATTTCGCGTCTCGGCACTGACCGGTTTGGGCGTCTCACCCGACCAGTACAACGTGGTCCTCAGCCGCGTCCTAATGAGGTGCCTGCCTGACGACCTCGCGATCCTCTACCGGCAGAAGTCCAAAGAAGCCGCGCAGGATACGTCCGGTATAGCGACCCCCGAAGAAAGAGCTCTTCAGGATGCAGAAATGCTAAGCTTCCTGCGCATACAAATTGAGGTTCGAGAGGAAGGCAGGCCAGGACGAACACCGTCTGCTTTCTCGCGGTTACTGCCCGAAGAATGTCGAATCTCTGTCAGCACCGATGGGACATTTGCCTACAGCGTCCGCACTTGCTACCGAATCTGTAGAGGTGTGCCCCTTATGCAGCAGTTCTCAGCACACCATCGCGGACTGCAACGTTCAACTCTCAGCTGA